In the Candidatus Zixiibacteriota bacterium genome, one interval contains:
- a CDS encoding DUF512 domain-containing protein, translated as MPIVRHIHHHDVIPEGNLHPGDEIVAINGQPLRDVIDAKFFAAEEELELQVRHPDGRLRRLHIIKDIDADLGIEYEPDPIRICKANCDFCFVKQQPRQRRMRRTLHIKDDDYRLSFLHGNFVTLTNMSEDDYARIFEQRLSPLYVSVHSTDDAVRREFLRKPDAEPIVPLLKRLHTQGIDTHTQIVVTPSLNDGAPLWRSFDDLLALYPRVPSVGVVPIGLTKHREKLPTLPLVTQPQAVEILREIGKRHDAMRRQHGVGVIYAADEMYLIADEEIPSADYYDDYCQLENGLGLIRQLLDGFEERESELPRKIPQRRRLCLATATSAGPFIERLCRRINKRVTNLELIPLIVRNDFWGHTVTVSGLLTGTDIAAQFRESGSGADALIVPPDCLNTDDLFLDDETIPSLSEQVGVPVLRSEYDFVQTVLNCLAA; from the coding sequence ATGCCCATCGTCCGCCACATCCATCACCATGATGTCATCCCGGAGGGAAACCTGCATCCGGGGGACGAGATCGTGGCGATCAACGGACAGCCGTTGCGCGATGTCATCGATGCGAAGTTTTTCGCCGCTGAAGAAGAGCTGGAGTTGCAGGTCCGCCACCCCGATGGTCGTCTGCGGCGCCTGCACATTATCAAGGACATCGACGCGGATTTGGGCATTGAATACGAGCCCGATCCGATTCGCATCTGCAAAGCGAATTGCGATTTCTGCTTCGTCAAGCAGCAGCCCCGCCAACGGCGCATGCGGCGCACCCTGCACATCAAGGACGACGACTACCGGTTGTCGTTCTTGCACGGAAACTTCGTCACGCTGACCAACATGTCGGAGGACGACTACGCGCGCATCTTCGAACAGCGGCTCTCGCCGTTGTATGTCTCGGTGCACTCGACCGACGATGCGGTACGCCGCGAATTCTTGCGCAAGCCCGATGCCGAGCCGATCGTGCCGCTGCTGAAGCGGTTGCACACGCAGGGAATCGACACCCACACGCAAATCGTGGTGACGCCGTCGCTCAACGACGGCGCGCCGCTGTGGCGATCATTCGATGACCTGCTGGCCCTGTATCCGCGGGTGCCGTCGGTGGGGGTCGTTCCCATCGGGCTGACCAAACACCGCGAAAAGCTGCCGACCTTGCCGTTGGTCACACAGCCACAGGCGGTCGAGATCCTGCGGGAAATCGGCAAGCGTCACGATGCCATGCGGAGGCAGCATGGCGTCGGCGTCATCTATGCCGCCGATGAAATGTACCTGATTGCGGACGAGGAGATCCCGTCAGCCGACTACTATGACGACTACTGCCAGCTCGAAAACGGTTTGGGGCTGATTCGACAGTTGCTCGACGGTTTTGAAGAACGGGAATCGGAGCTGCCGCGCAAGATTCCGCAGCGCAGGCGGCTGTGCCTGGCGACCGCGACATCGGCGGGACCGTTCATCGAGCGGCTCTGCCGACGCATCAACAAACGTGTAACGAATCTCGAGTTGATCCCGCTGATTGTGCGCAATGATTTCTGGGGCCACACGGTGACTGTGTCCGGACTGCTCACCGGGACGGATATCGCCGCGCAGTTTCGCGAATCGGGCAGCGGGGCCGATGCCCTGATCGTCCCGCCCGATTGCCTCAACACCGATGATCTGTTCCTGGACGATGAGACCATTCCCTCGCTGAGCGAACAAGTCGGCGTGCCGGTCCTGCGCTCCGAATACGATTTCGTGCAGACGGTGCTAAATTGCCTCGCGGCGTAG